Proteins from one Oscillatoria nigro-viridis PCC 7112 genomic window:
- the petG gene encoding cytochrome b6-f complex subunit V: protein MVEPLLSGIVLGLIFVTLSGLFFAAYQQYKRGDQLGINK, encoded by the coding sequence ATGGTAGAACCGCTGCTTTCAGGTATTGTTCTGGGTCTAATCTTTGTTACTCTGTCGGGGCTGTTTTTTGCTGCTTATCAGCAGTACAAGCGTGGCGATCAGTTGGGTATCAACAAGTAA
- a CDS encoding glycosyltransferase: MTALPICSLIIVNYNGLRHTKDCLKSLQKLAYPESQLDLIVIDNCSQDDSVNSLRELFPKVRIFVNTANNFAKALNLGISEAKGQYIGFLNNDATLDSRWLEILVKVLETHKKIGATSGKLLFKDGRINSAGIQQLPNFYWRDVGFGEKDSGQYDTEREVEGLCWAAVLFRKECIEDVGPIDEDFVMYFEDVEFAKRCHKRGWKMLYTPAAIAHHEYRGSSKGSKLTEYFCNRNRFLYLAKHEPLQLVKGIHTSDFFTNKQYDLLFESLFVGIKKLLDYQKPEIIETVLPQLSEKLAVIYSRMKIDRILSRLQVVRGDRKMSIAIYDHGLHFIGGGQKYVATLASLLQNEFEITFIANKAVAISDLESWYGLNLSGCQIKIIPLAFYEKRGMQCIDSSIIVEDMENPFDEIARESKNYDIFINANQLEKVKPLSPISIFFCHFPNTFRNRHFAVDDYTFIIANSQFTVKWLEKRWNLQPTFLLYPPIEMATVKVPKEKIILAVGQFEAGGTKKQIELIQAFRSLLADYPEEFQGWRLVLAGSSIPKNPYLKTVQNLLKQDSRAIELKVNADFDEVKSLYARASIFWHGCGLGEVNPQRFEHFGMATVEAMQNSCAPIVFNGGGQPEIVEHGRSGFLFNTVEELCQHSHQLIVNPDLLAELQTGAQQRSQNFRLARFDKKVKSFFEIIHQEYATIRLPNPADIAQML; this comes from the coding sequence ATGACTGCACTGCCAATATGCTCGTTAATTATAGTCAACTATAACGGTTTGCGCCACACGAAAGATTGCTTAAAATCTCTACAAAAACTTGCGTATCCCGAATCGCAACTCGATTTAATTGTAATTGATAATTGTTCTCAAGACGATTCCGTTAACTCCCTGCGCGAACTATTTCCAAAAGTTCGGATTTTTGTCAATACCGCCAACAATTTTGCTAAAGCGCTCAACCTCGGCATCAGCGAAGCAAAAGGGCAATATATCGGCTTTCTCAATAACGATGCTACCCTTGACAGTCGCTGGTTAGAGATACTTGTGAAAGTGCTAGAAACTCATAAAAAAATAGGTGCGACTAGCGGCAAATTGCTGTTCAAAGACGGGCGAATTAACAGCGCAGGTATTCAGCAATTACCTAATTTTTATTGGCGAGATGTCGGCTTTGGCGAAAAAGATTCGGGACAGTACGATACAGAACGGGAAGTCGAAGGGCTTTGTTGGGCGGCGGTGCTTTTCCGCAAGGAATGTATCGAAGATGTGGGGCCGATAGATGAAGATTTTGTGATGTATTTTGAGGATGTAGAGTTTGCCAAACGCTGCCACAAACGCGGTTGGAAAATGCTTTATACTCCCGCAGCGATAGCCCATCACGAATATCGGGGTTCGAGTAAAGGAAGCAAACTTACAGAGTATTTCTGCAACCGCAATCGATTTTTGTATTTGGCGAAACACGAACCTTTGCAATTAGTCAAAGGAATTCATACTTCGGATTTTTTTACTAACAAGCAGTACGATTTGCTGTTCGAGAGTTTATTTGTAGGGATTAAAAAACTTCTAGATTATCAGAAACCAGAAATCATTGAAACTGTATTGCCGCAGTTGTCGGAAAAGTTGGCGGTGATTTACAGTCGGATGAAGATCGATCGCATTTTGTCTCGATTGCAAGTGGTTCGGGGCGATCGCAAAATGTCGATCGCCATTTACGATCACGGACTGCATTTTATCGGCGGCGGTCAAAAATACGTCGCTACCCTGGCCTCGCTGCTGCAAAATGAATTTGAGATTACTTTTATCGCCAACAAAGCAGTTGCTATTTCCGACTTAGAATCGTGGTACGGACTCAACCTTTCAGGATGCCAAATTAAAATTATTCCCTTGGCGTTTTACGAGAAACGCGGAATGCAGTGCATCGATTCCAGCATCATCGTGGAGGATATGGAAAATCCCTTTGATGAAATTGCCAGAGAAAGCAAAAACTACGATATTTTTATCAACGCCAACCAACTGGAAAAAGTTAAACCGCTGTCGCCTATCTCAATATTTTTCTGCCACTTTCCCAATACCTTCCGCAACCGTCACTTTGCTGTCGATGATTACACTTTTATTATTGCCAACAGTCAATTTACTGTTAAGTGGTTGGAGAAACGCTGGAACCTACAGCCAACTTTTCTGCTTTATCCGCCGATAGAAATGGCAACAGTTAAAGTGCCGAAAGAAAAAATTATTTTGGCTGTGGGACAGTTTGAAGCTGGGGGAACAAAAAAGCAAATTGAACTAATTCAAGCTTTCCGCAGTTTGCTAGCGGATTATCCCGAAGAATTCCAAGGATGGCGGCTAGTTTTAGCCGGCAGCAGTATTCCGAAAAATCCTTATTTAAAGACGGTTCAGAATTTATTGAAGCAAGATTCAAGGGCGATCGAGCTAAAAGTCAATGCTGACTTCGATGAGGTAAAATCGCTTTATGCTAGAGCGAGTATATTTTGGCACGGCTGCGGTTTGGGTGAAGTCAATCCTCAAAGATTTGAGCATTTCGGGATGGCGACTGTCGAAGCAATGCAAAATAGTTGTGCTCCTATTGTTTTCAACGGCGGCGGCCAACCGGAAATTGTCGAACACGGGCGATCGGGCTTTTTGTTCAATACCGTTGAGGAACTTTGCCAGCATTCACATCAACTAATTGTTAATCCCGATTTGCTAGCAGAACTTCAAACTGGTGCACAGCAGCGCAGTCAGAACTTTAGACTTGCACGTTTCGACAAAAAAGTCAAGAGTTTTTTTGAGATTATTCACCAAGAATATGCTACAATTCGGCTGCCGAATCCTGCCGATATAGCTCAAATGCTCTAG
- a CDS encoding c-type cytochrome, translating to MNNQFARNEIKNPIERLAIFALAVLLAIILATIAIRHFQVADPYVKSVLSLTGNPFQGSAIFQMNCAGCHISVSDSQVGPNLHGVSERKSEFDLIRQVTSGQTPPMPQFQPSPQEMADLLKYLEQI from the coding sequence TTGAATAACCAATTTGCCAGGAATGAAATTAAAAACCCGATCGAGCGACTTGCCATATTTGCGCTAGCGGTGTTGCTTGCCATCATCTTGGCGACGATCGCAATTCGTCACTTTCAAGTCGCCGATCCTTACGTCAAAAGCGTACTATCCCTCACGGGCAACCCGTTTCAGGGTTCCGCCATCTTTCAAATGAACTGTGCGGGTTGTCACATCTCCGTTTCAGACAGTCAAGTCGGGCCCAATTTGCACGGAGTTTCCGAGCGCAAATCCGAATTCGATCTGATCCGGCAAGTAACCAGCGGGCAAACCCCACCAATGCCGCAGTTTCAACCGAGTCCGCAAGAAATGGCCGACTTGCTGAAATATCTCGAACAAATTTGA
- a CDS encoding glycosyltransferase family 4 protein: protein MPNPQSNLLINLSFLISKPTGLAIYAKNLFPHLKSLNPTLLTAEKFPNNNCYQIPGNLTPEQGTKGHINRLLWTQTQLPKIYKQLKSNLLFSPIPEAPLFAGCRYIITVHDLIALRFPRRFDPLTPYHRYYIPQVLRQAQHVICDSEATAKDINNFCNIPTNLITPIFPGYDTSFFRFLDLPTNNYFLYIGRHNPYKNVQRVVAAFAALPHNSEYELWIAGSEDKRYTPLLKGQVQELGLFDRVKFLDYLPAADLPKVINQAIALVFPSLWEGFGLPVLEAMGCGTPVITSNLSSMPEVAGGAALLVNPYSVEEIASAMQELAVDAKVRSHLRDLGLARAKQFSWEKTGLETAAILDRYL, encoded by the coding sequence ATGCCCAATCCCCAATCCAACCTGCTCATCAACCTCTCCTTCCTAATTTCCAAACCAACCGGCTTAGCCATCTACGCTAAAAACCTATTTCCCCACCTAAAATCCCTCAACCCAACATTACTAACAGCAGAAAAATTTCCCAATAACAACTGCTACCAAATCCCCGGCAACCTAACACCAGAACAAGGAACCAAAGGACACATCAACCGATTGCTGTGGACACAAACCCAACTCCCCAAAATTTACAAACAGCTAAAATCTAACCTGTTATTTTCCCCAATTCCCGAAGCTCCTCTATTTGCAGGTTGCCGCTATATAATTACAGTACATGACTTGATAGCGCTGCGATTTCCCCGCCGCTTCGATCCTCTGACACCTTACCACCGCTACTACATTCCCCAAGTGTTGCGGCAGGCTCAACACGTCATCTGCGACTCGGAAGCAACTGCTAAAGATATCAATAATTTTTGCAATATTCCTACTAATTTAATTACGCCAATTTTCCCCGGATACGATACCAGTTTTTTCCGTTTTTTAGACTTGCCAACAAACAATTATTTTCTTTATATCGGCCGCCACAACCCCTATAAAAACGTGCAGCGAGTTGTAGCAGCCTTTGCTGCTTTGCCTCATAATTCCGAGTACGAATTGTGGATAGCAGGTTCGGAAGACAAACGCTATACGCCGCTGCTGAAGGGGCAGGTTCAAGAATTGGGATTGTTCGATCGAGTAAAATTCCTAGATTACCTCCCCGCGGCCGACTTGCCCAAAGTCATCAACCAAGCGATCGCCCTGGTTTTCCCCAGTCTTTGGGAAGGATTCGGCCTCCCCGTGCTGGAAGCAATGGGCTGCGGCACTCCTGTCATCACCTCTAACCTGTCTTCAATGCCCGAAGTGGCGGGGGGTGCAGCATTATTAGTCAACCCCTACAGCGTCGAGGAAATTGCCTCTGCTATGCAAGAGCTTGCAGTCGATGCCAAAGTTCGATCGCACTTGCGGGATCTCGGTTTAGCCAGAGCAAAACAATTTAGCTGGGAAAAAACAGGCCTGGAAACTGCTGCGATTCTCGATCGATATCTTTAA
- a CDS encoding glycosyltransferase family 4 protein encodes MSNSLLINLSFLTPEPTGIGTYAANLFPQLQQLEPTLLASQQIDNYTCYQIPETLTPDRGLKGQINRLLWTQFKLPKIYKKLQSSLIFSPIPEAPLYSGSRYIVTVHDLIPLRFPQRFSRLTAYFRYYIPQVLRQAEHIICDSQATAADVANFFQIPHKKMTAIPLACDNINFRYLDLPTKNYFLYTGRHDPYKNLERLIAAFASLPDRANCELWLAGPPNAYTPQLTAQVEQLGLQSVVKFLGYVPYSQLPVLMNQAIALVFPTLWEGFGLPILEAMACGTPVITSNLSSMPEVAGDAALLVNPYSIGEIAEAMQTLATDSKVRSNLKTASLARSSQFSWHKTGTATANILQQYL; translated from the coding sequence ATGTCTAATTCACTGTTAATCAATTTGTCCTTTTTAACACCCGAACCAACGGGAATCGGAACTTACGCCGCTAATCTTTTCCCGCAACTGCAACAGCTAGAACCCACATTACTCGCTTCCCAGCAAATTGACAATTATACTTGCTATCAAATTCCCGAAACTCTGACACCGGATCGAGGGCTGAAAGGACAAATTAACAGGCTGCTGTGGACTCAATTTAAATTACCTAAAATTTACAAAAAATTGCAATCAAGCCTGATATTTTCCCCAATTCCAGAAGCGCCTTTGTATTCTGGCAGTCGCTACATCGTCACTGTTCACGATTTAATCCCTTTGCGATTTCCCCAACGCTTTTCTCGCTTAACCGCTTATTTTCGCTACTACATACCGCAGGTTTTGAGGCAAGCAGAACACATTATTTGCGATTCTCAAGCAACGGCGGCGGATGTTGCTAACTTTTTCCAAATTCCGCATAAAAAGATGACCGCAATTCCCCTAGCTTGCGATAATATTAATTTTAGATATCTCGACTTGCCAACCAAAAACTATTTTCTTTATACTGGCCGACACGATCCTTATAAAAACTTAGAAAGATTAATTGCTGCATTTGCGAGTTTGCCCGATCGCGCAAATTGCGAATTGTGGCTAGCTGGGCCTCCCAATGCCTACACGCCGCAGTTGACAGCACAAGTTGAACAATTAGGTTTACAATCTGTGGTAAAGTTTCTCGGTTACGTTCCCTATTCTCAATTGCCCGTACTGATGAATCAGGCGATCGCCCTAGTTTTTCCCACACTTTGGGAAGGATTCGGCTTACCAATTTTAGAAGCAATGGCTTGCGGCACACCCGTCATCACATCCAACCTGTCATCAATGCCAGAAGTAGCCGGAGATGCCGCATTATTAGTCAATCCTTACAGCATCGGAGAAATAGCCGAAGCCATGCAAACACTAGCTACAGATTCAAAAGTGCGATCGAACTTAAAAACAGCTAGTTTAGCCAGATCGTCTCAATTTAGCTGGCACAAAACCGGAACAGCAACCGCCAACATCTTACAACAATACCTTTAA
- a CDS encoding glucose-1-phosphate thymidylyltransferase: protein MKALILSGGKGTRLRPLTYTGAKQLVPVANKPILWYGIEGIVAAGITDIGIIISPETGEEVKTKTGDGSRFGAKITYILQAEPAGLAHAVKIARPFLGDSPFIMYLGDNLIENQLDPFLEIFNKQKLDALILLRPVPNPSAFGVAKVDNKGRVLQLVEKPKVPPSNLALVGIYFFAPTIHEAIDQIQPSPRGELEITDAIQQLINQEKHVEACNLEGWWLDTGKKDDLLSANQIILDSRIVASTELTVDAKSQIIGRVQIGEGTEIINSTVRGPVVIGENCRIENCFIGPYSSIADRVTMIDADIEHSVILQGAKIVGIHQRIVDSVIGQRAQLTNAPARPKALRFLIGDDSQIELA from the coding sequence ATGAAAGCACTCATCCTCTCTGGCGGCAAAGGAACACGCTTGCGTCCCCTCACCTATACGGGTGCTAAGCAATTGGTTCCTGTAGCAAATAAGCCGATACTGTGGTACGGAATTGAAGGAATTGTCGCGGCTGGGATTACGGATATTGGGATTATTATTAGTCCCGAAACCGGGGAAGAGGTGAAGACAAAAACAGGAGATGGATCTCGCTTCGGTGCAAAAATTACTTATATCTTGCAAGCAGAGCCGGCGGGACTCGCTCACGCAGTGAAAATTGCCAGACCGTTTTTAGGCGATTCTCCCTTTATTATGTATTTGGGAGATAACTTAATTGAAAATCAGTTAGATCCGTTTTTAGAGATTTTTAACAAGCAGAAACTAGACGCTCTGATTTTGCTGCGTCCCGTGCCCAATCCCTCGGCTTTTGGTGTAGCAAAAGTTGATAATAAAGGAAGAGTTTTGCAGTTAGTAGAAAAACCCAAAGTTCCGCCGTCAAATTTAGCACTGGTGGGAATTTATTTTTTTGCTCCTACTATCCACGAGGCGATCGATCAAATTCAACCTTCGCCTCGGGGCGAACTCGAAATTACCGATGCCATTCAACAGCTCATCAATCAGGAAAAACACGTAGAAGCCTGCAATTTAGAGGGTTGGTGGCTGGATACGGGGAAAAAAGACGATTTGCTGAGTGCAAACCAAATCATTTTAGATAGCCGTATCGTAGCTTCAACTGAATTAACAGTAGACGCCAAAAGTCAAATTATCGGACGAGTGCAAATAGGGGAAGGAACGGAAATCATTAATTCTACAGTTCGCGGGCCAGTGGTAATTGGGGAAAATTGCCGCATTGAAAATTGCTTTATCGGGCCTTACAGCAGTATTGCCGATCGCGTGACGATGATTGATGCTGATATCGAACACAGTGTAATATTGCAAGGGGCGAAAATAGTTGGCATTCACCAGCGAATTGTTGACAGCGTGATCGGGCAGCGAGCTCAACTCACAAATGCGCCAGCTCGTCCAAAAGCTCTGCGGTTTCTGATTGGTGATGACAGTCAAATTGAGTTAGCTTAA